The Zingiber officinale cultivar Zhangliang chromosome 10A, Zo_v1.1, whole genome shotgun sequence genome contains a region encoding:
- the LOC122027292 gene encoding uncharacterized protein LOC122027292 — protein MGCIYSMPLTKSESYSKETTQRIKWSSNLPEELNSKGGGEKRSAVLSSASFASRMITPEGPEKNSTIVPEEFVTRSSCANDVEVINAWELWDGLEEEEKEEHHQELREEKSTDAQTKDDEVEKVDYKFVVISKNLEVEIATPTKDESLTRNKSMENVGQMKDDEIKQALQSYETSIASMEKRDKEDGLKDETGAEQEATLKEVGVVKEESDKEDELKDEAGAEQEATLKGVGVVKAEFTKNTSLKDWLRQGSKGKHPRFSIASRFGSFAFPELGFVNERDEEPVFDPQMLAQFEQAMDQLNTDEEFLLEEIIKRLGQNQEKEMIKSTE, from the coding sequence ATGGGCTGCATTTATTCCATGCCATTAACAAAGTCAGAGAGTTACAGTAAAGAAACCACTCAAAGAATCAAATGGAGTTCCAACTTACCAGAAGAACTCAATTCTAAGGGTGGTGGTGAGAAACGCTCTGCCGTTCTCAGCTCTGCGAGTTTTGCGTCGAGAATGATTACACCAGAAGGGCCTGaaaagaattcaaccattgtGCCTGAGGAATTTGTGACTCGATCATCATGTGCTAATGATGTTGAAGTCATCAATGCGTGGGAATTGTGGGATggtttggaagaagaagaaaaagaagagcatcACCAAGAATTGAGGGAGGAAAAGTCCACTGACGCTCAGACTAAAGATGATGAGGTTGAGAAAGTTGATTATAAGTTCGTTGTAATTAGCAAAAACTTGGAAGTAGAGATTGCAACTCCTACGAAAGATGAGAGTTTGACCAGGAACAAATCAATGGAGAATGTAGGACAGATGAAAGATGATGAAATAAAACAAGCGTTACAAAGCTATGAAACTTCAATTGCTTCCATggagaaaagggacaaggaggaTGGGCTCAAAGATGAAACCGGTGCAGAGCAAGAAGCCACTTTGAAGGAGGTTGGAGTAGTGAAAGAGGAAAGTGACAAGGAGGATGAGCTCAAAGATGAAGCCGGTGCAGAACAAGAAGCCACTTTGAAGGGGGTTGGAGTAGTCAAAGCTGAGTTTACAAAGAATACGAGCTTGAAGGACTGGCTTCGACAAGGAAGCAAAGGGAAGCACCCCCGTTTCTCCATTGCCTCAAGGTTCGGTAGTTTTGCATTTCCAGAGCTAGGATTTGTTAATGAAAGAGATGAGGAGCCGGTGTTTGATCCTCAGATGCTTGCACAGTTTGAGCAAGCCATGGATCAATTAAATACAGATGAGGAATTTCTACTTGAAGAGATCATAAAGAGATTGGGACAAAACCAGGAGAAAGAGATGATCAAAAGCACGGAGTAG
- the LOC122027798 gene encoding GPI-anchored protein LLG1-like: MDLVPNITLLAVLLLLVSVPMADSTFISDNVLESRGSAGRSLLQAQSSCPIDFENLNYTIITSMCKGPQYPAKFCCTAFKEFACPYADQLNDASNDCATTMFSYINLYGKYPPGLFASECREGNQGLACDALPPGSESADASFAMTVQRSTSLVLFFSGLVTFLCW; the protein is encoded by the exons ATGGATTTGGTTCCCAATATTACCTTGCTCGCCGTTCTCCTCCTCCTTGTATCGGTGCCGATGGCCGATTCTACCTTCATCTCAG ATAATGTGCTCGAGTCGCGTGGATCTGCTGGAAGGAGTTTGCTTCAGGCTCAATCGA GTTGCCCTATCGACTTTGAAAACTTGAACTACACGATCATCACCAGCATGTGCAAGGGTCCACAATACCCTGCTAAGTTCTGCTGTACTGCTTTCAAGGAATTTGCATGCCCTTATGCAGATCAGTTGAATGATGCCTCAAATGACTGCGCCACGACCATGTTCAGTTACATTAACCTCTATGGAAAGTATCCTCCAGGCCTCTTTGCCAGTGAATGCCGTGAAGGCAACCAAGGCCTCGCTTGTGATGCTCTTCCCCCAGGTTCAGAGAGTGCCGATGCAAGCTTTGCCATGACAGTTCAACGCTCCACCTCCCTTGTACTGTTTTTTTCTGGACTTGTAACATTCCTTTGTTGGTGA